The Thermosipho affectus DNA window TAATAAACACAGGGTCTTTTTAAGTATAGATGAAAAATTCTATAATAATACAATTGTCCTTACTTCACCAAACAAAAGTTTTAATATTGCAGGACTTCAGTCTGGAAATGCGATAATTCCAAATAAGCTTTTAAGGAATAGGTTTGAAAGGATAATTGAATTACAGCATTTAGGACATTCCAATATTTTTTCCATTGTTGCGACGGAAGTTGCTTATACAAAGGGAAGACATTGGTTGGATAAATTATTAGATTATATTTATGAAAATGCTTTATTTGTTAAAAAATTTTTTGAGAAAGAACTAAATATAGATGTTAATTTGCCTGAAGGAACATTTTTAATGTGGATTGATTTTAGAAGAATTCAAAATCCTCACCAAAAATTATTGAATGCAGGAGTATGGTTGAACGATGGGGTAGAATTTGGGCCAGGTGGTGAAGGATATCAACGTATGAATATTGCTACCTCCAGAGAAATTTTGAAAGAGGCGTTGAATAGGATCAAAACTATTTTTTAATGGTTTCTTTTAGATCCACGACAAGTTTTGCGATTGCGTATATGATTACTAAGAATTCTAGTCTTCCTGTAAACATTGCTATTGTTAATGTCCACATTGCACCAAGTGGCATTGTTGGTTTTGTTATGCCCACGGATAAACCTACACCATTCATTGCAGATGCAAATTCAAACATGGAACTTGTTAAGTCATAGCCATAAGTGGATAATATTATACTACCTATAAAAAATGTGAAAAAATACATAGAAAATACTAAAAATATTTCTTTTATATCGTCATTTGTAATGGTATTTTTATTTTGACCTTTCCATGCAAAAATTTTAGTAACACTTTTAGAAGGTAAAAGAAATTCTTTTATAGAATGTATTACCACTTTTATAGTTACCCAAATTCTGTACTGTTTTAATCCACCGGCAGTTGAATCCATACCACCACCTGCCATCATTAGTGAGGTTAAAATAAACATTGCAAGCCCAAAGTTAATCCACGTGGGATTAGTTAAATCGACAGTTGAAAAACCAGTACCAGTTATTGCAGATGCTGTTTGAAATATTGATTCTCTAAATCCTTCTGAAAAACTGTTAAATATTTTTCCAAATCCATTTATGCTAATTAGAGTAGAGGTTAGGAAAATTGTTGAAAGCATAAGCCAGGGCTCTCCATTTTTGATCAAGGCTTTGAAATTTCCTTTCCATAGTACATAATGAACACCAAACCCCGTACCACCTAAAAACATTAGAATTATTATAATTATTTCTAAAGACAAATTATTATATTCACCTATACTGCCATTTCTAACAGAGAAACCACCCGTTGCAAGTGCTGTTAGAGAATGATTAAATGCGTCGAAAAGTGGCATTCCAAAGATATCTAATAGTATGGTACCTATTATAGCGTAAGAGACGTATATCAATGAAATTATTCTAGCTGATCTTTTTATATTGGGAGCGATGTTATCAACTCTTCCTTCTGCATGGTATAAACCAAACCCCTTGGGACCTATTACTGAGCCCATCATTATAAGTGCAAAGCCTGCTCCCCCTATAAATTGCATAAAGCTTCTCCAAACTAAAATCATTTTTGAAACATTTGTGACATCTGTAAACATAGTCAATCCAGTTGTTGTAAAACCACTGGTAGATTCAAAAACAGCTTGTGAGAAGGTTAAATGTTCAATAAGCATAAATGGTATAGAACCGATTAGTACAACTGAAAGCCATGTAAATAGAACAATTACAGCACCTTCTCTAACAGTCACAGTTTGTTGAGAAGAAATATTTGATATTTTAAAAAGAGTATAACCCAAAATAAACGAGAAGAAAGCAGGAAATACAAATCCAAAGATATTTATCATTTCATTTGGATAGAAAAGTACCAAAAAAATGGGGAAAAGAATAATTATTGTATAGTACATTAATATTAAACCAACGTTGTATATAATGACCTTGTATTGTTCTGATTTTTTTGGCATTTTATTCCTCCGTTAATATATTTAATATTTCAGTTTGAGCAGTTGGAAGACCTACAATATAGAGTCTATCATTTGCTTTTATTTGAGTGTTACCGTGTGGAATTATAACTTCTCCTTTTCTTAGAATTCCTCCCACTACACATTCGTGTGGAAGATTTAAATCTTTTAAGTATTTTCCAACAGCTTTAGAGGTTTCAGGGATATCTACTTTCAAAAATGATAGTTTTCCTTCTTCAATTGAAAGAAATTCTTCAAGTTCTTTTCCAAAAAGAAGATTTTCTACTGCCTTTTGCAGCATGGTAGTTGTACTTACAACTGCTGTGATTCCCAATTTTTCAAAAAGTTCTATATTGTCTGGATTGTTAACTAGAGTTACTATGTTTTTTACTCCGAATATTTTTCTGGCGTATTGGGTTATTATTAGGTTTTCTTTATCTTTGTTTGTTAAAACTACGATTATATCTTCTTCTTCTATATCAAGTTGTTCTAGTAATTTCTTTTTTGTTGCATCTCCGTGTATTACTATTGCTTTTAAATCACGTGCAAAATCCTCACATACTTTTTGGTCTTTATTTACCAAATATGTCTTATATCCTTTACTTGAAAAGGATTTTGCCATAAAGTATGCGATTTTTTCGCCACCTATTATGACAACTTTCATAGCAAATCACCAACCAATATTCGCTTTAATTCACCAATTATAAGTAGAGTTGGAGAAATAATTTCAATATCGTACTCTTGAAATAAACTTACATTATCTGGATCATAGACCCTCGTAATTATTTTTTTTGCTCCAAAATAATATTTGCACATTAAAGAAATAAGAAAATTTGTATTGTCGTCGTGAGTAAGCACCAAGACATAGTCTGCTTTGTTTATTTTGGCATTTTCAAGTACGTCTTTTTCAGTGGCATCACCCACAATAGAAAATCCCGTGAAATCTGGTGATAAATTTTCAAATGAGCTTTCTTCCTTATCAATTACAACTACACTGTGTCCCATAGAAGATGCAATACTTGACACGTTACCGCCAACTTTACCACAGCCAATTATTACAAGGTAAAGTTCGTCAATTTTTTTCATTGTTTTCCTCCTCATCAAGGGCTTTTGCGGCTTTTAAATGTTTTTCGGCAAGACTAATGTTTCCCCTTTTCTTTAGTAATTCGTACATCAAATAATGTGGAATAGGCGAAGAAGGAAGTATGTAAAACATTTGTTTTATCATTTTTTCTGCTTTGTTTAATTCTCCTAATTCTAAATATTTATTTGCATTTCTTAATGCTTTATCAAATGAATCTTTTTGCTCTTCGATTAAACTTTTTACTTTTTTTGTTAATTCATCTTTTGTAAAAGGTTTTGAAAGAAAATCTACTTTGTCATATTTAAAAATTTCAGATAATATTTCTGGTTTTACATATGCAGATACAACTAAAATAGGGCACTCGTATGCGTTGTTGCGTAATTCCCTAATTAA harbors:
- a CDS encoding potassium channel family protein, which produces MKKIDELYLVIIGCGKVGGNVSSIASSMGHSVVVIDKEESSFENLSPDFTGFSIVGDATEKDVLENAKINKADYVLVLTHDDNTNFLISLMCKYYFGAKKIITRVYDPDNVSLFQEYDIEIISPTLLIIGELKRILVGDLL
- a CDS encoding response regulator — translated: MRKILIIDDERNVRLLIEKFLDEYEIDSLISVEEALKKIVENKVKYDLIITDLKLPGKSGLELIRELRNNAYECPILVVSAYVKPEILSEIFKYDKVDFLSKPFTKDELTKKVKSLIEEQKDSFDKALRNANKYLELGELNKAEKMIKQMFYILPSSPIPHYLMYELLKKRGNISLAEKHLKAAKALDEEENNEKN
- a CDS encoding potassium channel family protein is translated as MKVVIIGGEKIAYFMAKSFSSKGYKTYLVNKDQKVCEDFARDLKAIVIHGDATKKKLLEQLDIEEEDIIVVLTNKDKENLIITQYARKIFGVKNIVTLVNNPDNIELFEKLGITAVVSTTTMLQKAVENLLFGKELEEFLSIEEGKLSFLKVDIPETSKAVGKYLKDLNLPHECVVGGILRKGEVIIPHGNTQIKANDRLYIVGLPTAQTEILNILTEE
- a CDS encoding TrkH family potassium uptake protein, whose amino-acid sequence is MPKKSEQYKVIIYNVGLILMYYTIIILFPIFLVLFYPNEMINIFGFVFPAFFSFILGYTLFKISNISSQQTVTVREGAVIVLFTWLSVVLIGSIPFMLIEHLTFSQAVFESTSGFTTTGLTMFTDVTNVSKMILVWRSFMQFIGGAGFALIMMGSVIGPKGFGLYHAEGRVDNIAPNIKRSARIISLIYVSYAIIGTILLDIFGMPLFDAFNHSLTALATGGFSVRNGSIGEYNNLSLEIIIIILMFLGGTGFGVHYVLWKGNFKALIKNGEPWLMLSTIFLTSTLISINGFGKIFNSFSEGFRESIFQTASAITGTGFSTVDLTNPTWINFGLAMFILTSLMMAGGGMDSTAGGLKQYRIWVTIKVVIHSIKEFLLPSKSVTKIFAWKGQNKNTITNDDIKEIFLVFSMYFFTFFIGSIILSTYGYDLTSSMFEFASAMNGVGLSVGITKPTMPLGAMWTLTIAMFTGRLEFLVIIYAIAKLVVDLKETIKK